One segment of Triticum aestivum cultivar Chinese Spring chromosome 2A, IWGSC CS RefSeq v2.1, whole genome shotgun sequence DNA contains the following:
- the LOC123187876 gene encoding probable inactive receptor kinase At5g10020, whose protein sequence is MAALHVFLLLLVLGGGGARGDDVSALLEFKKGISDRRRDPVLGSWSRPDAPEAGAGGGACPARWRGVVCDGGAVVAVALDGLGLAGELKVGTLAGMRGLQNLSLAGNAFSGRLPPAIGYLSSLRHLDLSGNRFYGPIPGRLADLSGLVHLNLSYNNFTSGFPTDGIRELQNLRRIDLRRNSFWGNVSDLLAELRNAEHIDLSDNQFTGAVDLELASLTSIGNTARYMNLSHNRLAGGFFRSETVGAFKNLEVLDLSNTGIAGMVPRLDSWFSLSVFRVAGNGLFGMMPETLLHNSMRLLEVDLSRNGFSGSMPVVNSTTLKMLNLSSNVLSGSLPATVGKCVSVDLSGNLLSGELAILRSWDGIVEVIDLSSNKLEGSYPNDAPQFQNLVTLKLRNNSLKGSVPSVLGTYQKLSFLDLSLNALGGPVLPVFILSPTLTVLNLSGNNFSGTIPFQSPHSTESIMLSSQPSLKIVDLSSNSLSGQLPPEISNLQRLESLTLAMNELSGEIPDEINKLQGLEYLDLSHNHFSGRIPDMPQADLKMFNVSYNDLRGTIPKSLEKFPITCFRPGNDFLIFPDGLPAPNNGDGGLAQSRASQSHGHKAGVKVAVIVGCIGGVLLVIFIVLAIYVVRSQELCGRNGFRGQITLRDLKLGKLSRPNLFKSPKDNVIPTKTSFSNDHLLTSAARSMSAQKELLAEAAVEYGYADPKEVVESTSSGVTETSAAASVRESSPRSALPSSPHFLDSRFHEEPVTFEVYSPDRLVGELIFLDNTLVFTAEDLSRAPAEVLGRSSHGTTYKAALQSGHVLTVKWLRVGLVKHKKEFTKEIKRIGTIKHPNIISWRAFYWGPKEQERLIISDYVNGDSLALYLYESTPRRYSRLSVCQRLKIAIDLARCLQFLHHEKGLPHGNLKPTNIFLTGPDLSPKLVDYCLHWFTTPSGIAEQILNLGALGYRAPELANTAKPMPSFKGDVYAFGVVVLEMLTRKSAGDIISGQSGAVDLTDWVQMCNREGRGTDCFDRDIAGLEESPRVMDELLAISLRCILPVNERPNMKTVCDDLCAITA, encoded by the exons ATGGCCGCGCTCCACGTTTTCCTGCTTCTGCTggtgcttggcggcggcggcgccagggGCGACGACGTGTCCGCGCTGCTCGAGTTTAAGAAGGGCATCTCGGACCGGCGGCGCGACCCGGTGCTGGGATCCTGGTCGCGGCCGGACGCGCCCGAGGCCGGCGCCGGCGGGGGCGCGTGCCCGGCCCGCTGGCGCGGCGTGGTGTGCGACGGCggcgccgtcgtcgccgtcgcgctcgacgggctcggcctcgccggggaGCTCAAGGTGGGCACGCTCGCCGGCATGCGCGGCCTGCAGAACCTCTCCCTCGCCGGCAACGCCTTCTCCGGCCGCCTGCCCCCCGCCATCGGCTACCTCTCCTCGCTGCGCCACCTCGACCTCTCCGGCAACCGCTTCTACGGGCCCATCCCGGGCCGCCTCGCCGACCTCTCCGGCCTCGTCCACCTCAACCTCTCCTACAACAACTTCACCTCCGGCTTCCCCACCGATGGGATCCGGGAGCTGCAGAACCTGCGCCGCATCGACCTCCGCCGCAACTCCTTCTGGGGCAATGTCAGCGATCTGCTCGCCGAGCTCCGCAACGCCGAGCACATTGATCTCAGCGACAACCAGTTCACCGGGGCCGTCGATTTGGAGCTCGCCAGCCTGACCAGCATCGGGAACACGGCCAGGTACATGAACCTCAGCCACAACAGGCTGGCCGGCGGCTTCTTCAGGAGCGAGACGGTGGGGGCGTTCAAGAACCTGGAGGTCCTTGATTTGAGCAACACCGGGATTGCTGGGATGGTTCCGAGGCTCGATTCGTGGTTCTCGCTCTCCGTCTTCAGGGTGGCTGGTAATGGCCTCTTTGGGATGATGCCTGAGACGCTCCTGCATAATTCGATGCGGCTTCTCGAGGTCGATCTCAGCCGGAATGGCTTCTCAG GATCAATGCCAGTTGTGAACTCTACGACTTTGAAAATGTTGAATCTCTCTTCAAATGTGCTATCAGGTTCATTACCAGCCACTGTTGGCAAGTGTGTCTCAGTTGATCTGAGTGGGAACCTGCTTTCTGGGGAATTAGCTATTTTGCGTTCTTGGGATGGCATAGTGGAGGTGATTGACTTGAGTTCAAACAAGCTGGAGGGGAGCTACCCGAATGATGCCCCTCAGTTTCAGAACTTAGTTACCCTGAAGTTGCGGAACAATTCGTTGAAGGGATCTGTCCCTTCAGTGTTGGGAACCTATCAAAAGCTATCTTTCCTTGATCTCAGTTTGAATGCACTTGGTGGCCCTGTTTTGCCTGTTTTTATTCTGTCGCCTACTCTTACAGTGTTGAACCTTTCTGGAAACAACTTCTCTGGGACTATTCCATTTCAGAGCCCTCATTCAACAGAGTCCATAATGCTATCTTCTCAACCTTCTCTCAAGATTGTTGATTTGTCCAGCAATTCTTTATCTGGTCAGTTGCCACCAGAAATTTCTAACCTGCAAAGACTTGAGTCCCTTACTCTTGCGATGAACGAGTTGTCTGGCGAGATACCAGATGAGATAAACAAGCTTCAAGGATTGGAGTATCTTGATCTATCTCACAATCACTTCAGTGGCAGAATTCCTGATATGCCTCAGGCTGATTTGAAGATGTTCAATGTATCTTACAATGATCTACGAGGAACTATTCCTAAAAGTCTTGAGAAGTTTCCCATAACTTGCTTTAGACCCGGAAATGACTTTCTAATTTTCCCAGATGGTCTGCCTGCTCCAAATAATGGCGATGGTGGACTTGCACAGAGTCGAGCGTCTCAGTCTCATGGACATAAGGCTGGTGTTAAAGTTGCAGTCATAGTTGGCTGCATTGGAGGTGTCTTGCTCGTGATCTTCATAGTATTGGCAATCTATGTGGTGAGGTCTCAAGAGCTTTGTGGAAGAAACGGATTTAGAGGCCAGATTACTCTCAGAGATCTAAAGCTGGGGAAATTAAGCCGTCCAAATTTATTCAAGAGTCCAAAAGATAATGTCATTCCAACCAAGACAAGTTTCTCAAATGACCATCTCTTAACATCTGCAGCTCGATCAATGTCTGCTCAGAAAGAGCTATTGGCTGAGGCTGCTGTTGAATATGGATATGCTGATCCAAAGGAAGTCGTCGAATCTACAAGCTCTGGTGTGACTGAGACCTCAGCTGCAGCATCTGTTCGGGAGTCTTCTCCTCGGTCTGCGTTGCCATCATCACCACATTTTCTTGATTCTAGATTCCATGAGGAACCTGTGACTTTTGAAGTGTATTCACCAGACCGGTTGGTTGGAGAGTTGATTTTCCTAGACAACACCTTAGTTTTCACAGCTGAAGACCTGTCCCGTGCTCCAGCAGAGGTTCTTGGAAGGAGCAGTCATGGTACAACGTACAAGGCAGCACTACAAAGCGGGCATGTCCTGACAGTGAAATGGTTGCGTGTTGGTCTTGTAAAGCATAAAAAGGAGTTCACTAAGGAGATAAAAAGGATTGGCACCATCAAGCATCCGAATATAATTTCATGGAGAGCGTTCTATTGGGGGCCGAAGGAGCAAGAAAGATTAATTATTTCTGACTATGTCAATGGCGATAGCTTGGCACTATACCTTTATG AGTCGACTCCTAGAAGATACTCGCGCCTGTCAGTCTGTCAACGGCTCAAGATTGCAATTGATCTGGCCCGTTGCCTCCAGTTCCTACACCATGAGAAGGGCCTGCCTCATGGCAACCTGAAGCCCACTAATATATTCCTGACCGGTCCTGACCTCTCTCCGAAGCTGGTTGATTACTGCCTCCATTGGTTCACGACTCCAAGCGGTATTGCCGAGCAAATACTGAACTTAGGAGCATTGGGGTACCGAGCCCCAGAGCTGGCAAACACGGCCAAGCCCATGCCGTCATTCAAGGGCGATGTGTATGCGTTTGGCGTGGTCGTCCTGGAGATGTTGACGCGGAAAAGCGCGGGGGACATCATCTCGGGGCAATCCGGTGCGGTGGACCTGACGGACTGGGTTCAGATGTGCAACAGGGAAGGGCGGGGGACTGACTGCTTCGACCGGGACATCGCCGGGTTGGAAGAGTCGCCGAGGGTGATGGACGAGCTGCTCGCCATCTCCCTCCGGTGCATTCTTCCTGTAAATGAGAGGCCTAACATGAAGACTGTCTGCGACGATTTGTGCGCCATAACAGCGTGA